From Candidatus Nitricoxidivorans perseverans, the proteins below share one genomic window:
- a CDS encoding Nif3-like dinuclear metal center hexameric protein — protein sequence MMRDALGTHLDELLEAARFRDYCPNGLQVEGRTEVRRIVCGVSASQALLDEAVRRRADAVLAHHGWFWRGEDGRVTGHRRTRMATLLAHDISLFAYHLPMDAHAELGNNAQLAKRLGWAVTGRFAEQDVGFIGIPRAPIFAEALSGEIEGALGRTLLLVGDGRREIRRVAWCTGAAQGYFEQAIAAGADCYVSGEISEQTVHLARETGIPYIAAGHHATERYGVMALAEHLRERFRLECEFVELDNPV from the coding sequence ATGATGCGGGATGCGCTGGGAACCCATCTCGATGAGCTGCTGGAGGCCGCGCGCTTCCGCGATTATTGCCCAAACGGCCTGCAAGTGGAAGGACGGACGGAGGTCCGGCGGATCGTCTGCGGGGTTTCCGCCAGCCAGGCGCTGCTCGACGAGGCAGTGCGCCGGCGGGCCGATGCCGTCCTGGCGCACCACGGCTGGTTCTGGCGCGGCGAAGACGGCCGCGTCACCGGCCACCGTCGCACACGCATGGCCACCCTGCTCGCCCACGACATAAGCTTGTTCGCCTATCACCTGCCCATGGATGCCCACGCGGAACTCGGCAACAACGCACAGCTGGCGAAACGCCTGGGCTGGGCCGTGACCGGACGCTTTGCCGAGCAGGATGTCGGCTTCATCGGCATCCCGCGGGCGCCGATTTTTGCGGAAGCCCTCTCCGGCGAGATTGAAGGAGCGCTGGGCCGCACGCTGCTCCTGGTCGGCGACGGCCGCCGCGAGATACGGCGCGTCGCGTGGTGCACCGGCGCCGCGCAGGGCTACTTCGAACAGGCCATCGCCGCCGGCGCCGACTGCTACGTTTCAGGCGAGATTTCGGAGCAGACCGTGCATCTCGCCCGCGAGACCGGCATCCCCTACATCGCGGCGGGCCACCATGCCACCGAGCGCTACGGCGTCATGGCCCTGGCCGAACACCTGCGCGAACGATTCAGACTCGAATGCGAATTCGTGGAGCTGGACAACCCGGTATAG
- the tatC gene encoding twin-arginine translocase subunit TatC has protein sequence MSPSQETFISHLIELRNRVIRALVAMLVVFVFLMPWAGSVYDLLAQPMIATLPPGTKMIATGVITPFMVPVKVTLLAAFLIALPVVLYQAWAFVAPGLYAHEKKFAIPLVIGSTLLFLAGIAFCYFFVFNTVFKFIAEFAPQSITPAPDIEQYLAFVMTMFLAFGVTFEVPVIVVLLARFGLVSLEKLKEARPYVIVGAFVIAAVVTPPDVVSQILLAVPMCLLFELGLLLARFVSKPAAAGESDYRPLTDAEAEAELDKAEADSAANRGS, from the coding sequence ATGTCCCCTTCTCAGGAAACCTTCATCTCCCACCTGATCGAGCTGCGCAACCGCGTCATCCGGGCGCTGGTGGCGATGCTGGTCGTCTTCGTTTTCCTGATGCCCTGGGCCGGCTCGGTCTACGACCTTCTGGCGCAGCCGATGATCGCCACTCTGCCGCCCGGCACCAAGATGATCGCCACGGGCGTCATCACGCCCTTCATGGTGCCGGTCAAGGTGACGCTGCTGGCGGCCTTCCTGATCGCGTTGCCGGTGGTGCTCTACCAGGCCTGGGCTTTCGTCGCGCCGGGGCTTTACGCCCACGAGAAAAAGTTCGCCATACCGCTGGTGATCGGCTCCACGCTGCTCTTCCTCGCGGGGATCGCCTTCTGCTACTTCTTCGTGTTCAACACGGTCTTCAAGTTCATCGCCGAATTCGCGCCCCAGAGCATCACGCCGGCGCCGGACATCGAACAGTACCTCGCCTTCGTGATGACCATGTTCCTGGCCTTCGGCGTGACCTTCGAGGTGCCCGTGATCGTCGTCCTGCTGGCCAGGTTCGGCCTGGTCAGCCTCGAAAAGCTCAAGGAAGCCCGGCCCTACGTGATCGTCGGCGCCTTCGTCATCGCCGCCGTGGTCACGCCGCCCGACGTGGTTTCGCAGATACTCCTGGCCGTCCCGATGTGCCTGCTGTTCGAGCTGGGTCTTCTGCTGGCGCGCTTCGTCTCCAAGCCCGCGGCGGCTGGCGAGAGCGACTACCGGCCCTTGACCGACGCCGAGGCGGAGGCCGAACTGGACAAGGCGGAAGCGGACTCGGCGGCGAACAGAGGGAGCTAG
- the tatB gene encoding Sec-independent protein translocase protein TatB encodes MFDIGFSELMVIALVALIVIGPERLPRVARTAGHLFGRLQRYVGDVKADISREIQIEDMRKLQQQMADQVRAMEQSVNAQLGSVETSLNESIAQGLADKPAGALPAPENSGDKV; translated from the coding sequence GTGTTCGACATTGGCTTCTCGGAACTGATGGTCATCGCCCTGGTGGCGCTGATCGTCATCGGGCCTGAGCGGTTGCCCCGCGTCGCCCGCACCGCCGGCCACCTGTTCGGCCGCCTGCAGCGCTATGTCGGCGACGTCAAGGCCGACATCAGCCGCGAAATCCAGATCGAGGACATGAGGAAACTCCAGCAGCAGATGGCCGACCAGGTGCGCGCCATGGAGCAGTCGGTCAATGCGCAACTGGGCTCCGTGGAAACCTCGCTCAACGAGTCGATTGCCCAGGGGCTCGCCGACAAGCCCGCCGGGGCTCTGCCCGCGCCGGAGAATTCCGGGGACAAGGTCTGA
- the hisF gene encoding imidazole glycerol phosphate synthase subunit HisF: MLAKRIIPCLDVSAGRVVKGVNFVSLRDAGDPVEIARRYDEQGADEITFLDITASSDDRDIILHIVEACAEQVFIPLTVGGGVRRVEDVRRLLNAGADKVSMNTAAVNNPQLVAEASGKVGSQCIVVAIDAKQTSPGKWEVFTHGGRKNVGLDAIEWARQVAGLGAGEILLTSMDRDGTKNGFDLALTRAVSEAVNIPVIASGGVGNLQHLADGVTLGRADAVLAASIFHYGEYTVRQAKEYMRDRGIEVRL, from the coding sequence ATGCTCGCCAAGCGCATCATCCCCTGCCTCGACGTCAGCGCCGGCCGCGTGGTCAAGGGCGTGAATTTCGTCAGCCTGCGCGATGCCGGCGATCCCGTCGAGATCGCCCGGCGCTACGACGAGCAGGGGGCGGACGAAATCACCTTTCTCGACATCACCGCCAGCTCGGACGACCGGGACATCATCCTGCACATCGTCGAAGCCTGCGCGGAACAGGTGTTCATTCCCCTGACGGTCGGCGGCGGCGTGCGCAGGGTCGAGGACGTGCGCCGGCTGCTCAACGCCGGCGCCGACAAAGTCAGCATGAACACGGCGGCGGTGAACAACCCGCAACTGGTGGCCGAGGCCTCCGGCAAGGTCGGATCGCAATGCATCGTCGTCGCCATCGACGCCAAGCAGACCTCGCCGGGCAAGTGGGAAGTCTTCACCCACGGCGGTCGCAAGAACGTCGGCCTGGACGCCATCGAATGGGCCAGGCAGGTGGCCGGCCTGGGCGCCGGCGAGATACTGCTGACCAGCATGGACCGCGACGGCACGAAGAACGGTTTCGACCTGGCGCTCACCCGCGCCGTGTCCGAGGCCGTCAACATTCCGGTGATCGCCAGCGGCGGCGTCGGCAACCTCCAGCACCTGGCCGACGGCGTCACCCTGGGCCGCGCCGACGCCGTTCTGGCGGCCAGCATCTTCCATTACGGCGAATACACGGTGCGCCAGGCCAAGGAATACATGCGCGACCGCGGCATCGAGGTACGGCTATGA
- a CDS encoding DEAD/DEAH box helicase, which yields MKFDELGLLPELLRAVHDAGYTEPTPIQAQAIPIVLQGLDLMGGAQTGTGKTAGFTLPLLQRLARHANASPSPARHPVRALILTPTRELAMQVEESVVTYSKHLPLRSVCIYGGVDMRAQVAELKEGREIVVATPGRLLDHVQQKTVNFNAVEVLVLDEADRMLDMGFIPDIKRILALLPKERQSLLFSATFSDEIKKLADVMLKAPQLIEVARRNTVSETITHRVHPVASDRKRYLLLRMLNDAQMPQVLVFVGTKFGASRLALWLEKQGVNATAIHGDKSQQQRTEALEDFKAGRARVMVATDVAARGLDIDDLPHVVNYELPHVAEDYIHRIGRTGRAGKKGDATSLVAPEEKGRLADIEKLIKFKIEQVVVNGFEPGSSAPVEEREMRGRGHGHAHRERERHGPKAPVRLPTPAARLPAADGFDASKPYEPKVPDDAEAKPEPPPRRPLRPVAALLGGLGKKP from the coding sequence GGCCCAGGCCATTCCCATCGTCCTCCAGGGGCTCGACCTCATGGGCGGCGCCCAGACCGGCACCGGCAAGACAGCCGGCTTCACGCTGCCCCTGCTGCAACGCCTGGCGCGCCACGCCAACGCTTCGCCCTCGCCGGCGCGCCACCCGGTGCGCGCGCTGATCCTGACGCCGACGCGCGAGCTGGCCATGCAGGTCGAGGAGAGCGTCGTCACCTACAGTAAGCACCTGCCGCTGCGCTCCGTGTGCATCTACGGCGGCGTGGACATGAGGGCGCAGGTCGCCGAGCTGAAGGAGGGCCGCGAGATCGTCGTCGCCACCCCGGGGAGGCTCCTCGACCACGTGCAGCAAAAGACGGTGAATTTCAATGCCGTGGAAGTCCTGGTCCTGGACGAAGCCGACCGCATGCTCGACATGGGATTCATCCCGGACATCAAGCGCATCCTCGCCCTACTGCCGAAGGAGCGCCAGAGCCTGCTGTTCTCGGCCACCTTCTCGGACGAGATCAAGAAGCTTGCCGACGTCATGCTCAAGGCGCCGCAGCTCATCGAGGTGGCGCGGCGCAACACCGTCTCGGAAACCATCACCCACCGAGTCCATCCGGTGGCCAGCGACCGCAAGCGCTACCTGCTGCTGCGCATGCTGAACGACGCGCAGATGCCACAGGTTCTGGTCTTCGTCGGCACCAAGTTCGGCGCCAGCCGGCTCGCCCTCTGGCTGGAGAAGCAGGGCGTCAACGCCACCGCCATCCACGGCGACAAGAGCCAGCAGCAGCGCACCGAGGCGCTGGAGGACTTCAAGGCCGGCCGCGCCCGCGTCATGGTGGCCACCGACGTGGCGGCGCGCGGGCTGGACATCGACGACCTGCCGCATGTCGTCAACTACGAGCTTCCGCACGTCGCCGAGGACTACATCCACCGCATCGGCCGCACCGGCCGCGCGGGCAAGAAGGGGGACGCCACCTCGCTGGTCGCGCCCGAGGAAAAGGGACGCCTCGCCGACATCGAGAAGCTCATCAAGTTCAAGATCGAGCAGGTCGTCGTGAACGGCTTCGAGCCGGGATCAAGCGCCCCGGTCGAGGAGCGCGAGATGCGCGGGCGCGGCCACGGCCATGCCCACCGCGAGCGCGAGCGCCACGGCCCGAAAGCGCCGGTACGTCTGCCCACGCCGGCCGCGCGCCTGCCGGCGGCCGACGGTTTCGATGCCAGCAAACCTTACGAACCCAAGGTGCCCGACGACGCCGAAGCCAAGCCGGAGCCGCCGCCGCGCCGTCCGCTGCGACCCGTCGCCGCCCTACTCGGCGGACTCGGCAAGAAACCATAA
- the pntB gene encoding Re/Si-specific NAD(P)(+) transhydrogenase subunit beta — protein sequence MSESLTTVAYLGATILFILSLGGLSHPESSRRGNLYGMIGMAIAVLATVFGPRVTMAGIPWIVGAMVVGGSIGLYAARTVQMTQMPELVALMHSLVGLAACLVGFASYIDTSIAFTGAEKAIHEAEIYIGILIGAVTFSGSVIAFGKLSGKIGGKPMLLPGRHWMNLAGLLVVIWFGREFLHAESMAAGMTPLIVMTVIALLFGIHMVMAIGGADMPVVVSMLNSYSGWAAAATGFMLSNDLLIVTGALVGSSGAILSYIMCRAMNRNFISVIAGGFGTGGGAPAAKGDGQPAGEVTAISAHETAELLREARNVIIVPGYGMAVAQAQHTVFEITQHLREKGVNVRFGIHPVAGRMPGHMNVLLAEAKVPYDIVMEMDEINEDFPDTDVSMVIGANDIVNPAAQEDPASPIAGMPVLEVWKAKTSIVMKRSMASGYAGVDNPLFYKENNRMLFGDAKKMLDEVLVALKS from the coding sequence ATGTCCGAAAGTCTAACCACCGTCGCCTACCTCGGCGCGACCATTCTCTTCATCCTCAGCCTCGGCGGCCTGTCCCATCCGGAATCTTCCCGCAGGGGCAACCTCTACGGCATGATCGGCATGGCCATCGCCGTGCTGGCGACCGTCTTCGGGCCGCGCGTCACCATGGCCGGCATTCCCTGGATCGTCGGCGCCATGGTCGTGGGCGGCAGCATCGGCCTCTACGCGGCGCGCACCGTGCAGATGACCCAGATGCCGGAACTCGTCGCGCTGATGCACAGCCTGGTCGGCCTCGCCGCCTGCCTGGTCGGCTTCGCGAGCTATATCGACACCTCCATCGCCTTCACCGGCGCCGAAAAGGCCATCCATGAGGCGGAGATCTACATCGGCATCCTCATCGGCGCCGTGACGTTCTCCGGCTCGGTGATCGCCTTCGGCAAGCTCTCCGGCAAGATCGGGGGCAAGCCGATGCTGCTGCCCGGACGCCACTGGATGAACCTCGCCGGCCTGCTGGTCGTGATCTGGTTCGGCCGCGAGTTTCTGCACGCCGAATCGATGGCCGCCGGCATGACGCCGCTCATCGTGATGACGGTGATCGCGCTGCTCTTCGGCATCCACATGGTCATGGCCATCGGCGGCGCCGACATGCCGGTGGTGGTGTCGATGCTCAACAGCTACTCGGGCTGGGCGGCGGCGGCCACCGGCTTCATGCTGTCGAACGACCTGCTCATCGTCACCGGCGCCCTGGTGGGCTCCTCCGGCGCCATCCTGTCCTACATCATGTGCCGTGCGATGAACCGCAACTTCATCAGCGTGATCGCCGGTGGCTTCGGCACCGGCGGCGGCGCGCCCGCGGCCAAGGGTGACGGCCAGCCGGCCGGCGAGGTCACGGCGATCAGCGCGCATGAAACGGCGGAGCTGCTCAGGGAAGCCAGGAACGTCATCATCGTGCCCGGCTACGGCATGGCAGTGGCGCAGGCCCAGCACACGGTGTTCGAGATCACCCAGCACCTGCGCGAGAAGGGCGTCAACGTGCGCTTCGGCATCCATCCGGTCGCCGGCCGTATGCCCGGCCATATGAACGTCCTGTTGGCCGAGGCCAAGGTGCCCTACGACATCGTGATGGAGATGGACGAGATCAACGAGGACTTCCCGGACACCGACGTGTCCATGGTCATCGGCGCCAACGACATCGTGAACCCGGCGGCGCAGGAGGACCCGGCCAGCCCCATCGCCGGCATGCCGGTGCTGGAAGTGTGGAAGGCGAAGACCTCAATCGTCATGAAACGCAGCATGGCCTCCGGCTATGCGGGCGTCGACAATCCGCTCTTCTACAAGGAGAACAACCGGATGCTGTTCGGCGACGCGAAGAAGATGCTCGACGAGGTGCTGGTCGCGCTGAAATCCTGA
- a CDS encoding Re/Si-specific NAD(P)(+) transhydrogenase subunit alpha, which produces MPLKIGIPRETAAGEKRVATVPDVVEKLIKLGFSVAVESGAGDAANFADDTYRAAGAEIAATATELWAQSDIVFKVRGPSKEEVGLMREGGTLVSFIWPAQNPELMQQLAARKATVLAIDSLPRMLSRAQKMDALTSMAGIAGYRAVIEAANAFGRFFNGQITAAGKVPPAKVFIAGAGVAGLAAIGTAAGLGAIVRANDTRAEVADQVVSLGGEFVKVDYEEEGSGGGGYAKVMSEGFQQAQREMYAKQAKEVDIVITTALIPGKPAPRLITADMVKSMKPGSVIVDMAAEQGGNCELTEPGQVVVKHGVTIVGYTDLVSRLAKQASTLYSNNLLRLTEELCKTKDGIVNVNMEDDAIRGLTVIKEGAITWPAPPIKLPAPPAPKAAMPPPPPAHGHGGGAPASPARTAIMFGFAAALFWLIGAGAPSAFLAHFTVFVLACFVGYMVVWNVTPALHTPLMSVTNAISSIIAIGALVQIAPPLAGDVARPESWILGLAVVGIALTTINMFGGFAVTRRMLAMFRK; this is translated from the coding sequence ATGCCTCTAAAAATAGGAATTCCCCGCGAAACAGCCGCGGGTGAGAAACGCGTTGCCACCGTACCCGATGTCGTCGAAAAGCTCATCAAGCTGGGCTTCTCGGTCGCCGTGGAATCCGGCGCCGGCGACGCGGCGAACTTCGCGGACGATACCTACCGCGCCGCGGGCGCCGAGATCGCCGCCACCGCTACGGAACTGTGGGCCCAATCCGACATCGTCTTCAAGGTGCGTGGGCCGAGCAAGGAAGAAGTCGGCTTGATGCGCGAAGGCGGCACGCTGGTCAGCTTCATCTGGCCGGCGCAGAACCCCGAACTCATGCAGCAACTGGCGGCCAGAAAGGCCACGGTGCTCGCCATCGACTCGCTGCCGCGCATGCTGAGCCGCGCCCAGAAGATGGACGCGTTGACCTCCATGGCCGGCATCGCCGGCTACCGCGCCGTCATCGAGGCCGCCAACGCCTTCGGCCGCTTCTTCAACGGCCAGATCACCGCCGCGGGCAAGGTGCCGCCGGCCAAGGTCTTCATCGCCGGCGCCGGCGTGGCCGGCCTGGCCGCGATCGGCACGGCAGCCGGCCTGGGCGCCATCGTGCGCGCCAACGACACGCGCGCCGAGGTGGCCGACCAGGTCGTGTCGCTGGGCGGCGAATTCGTCAAGGTCGATTACGAGGAGGAAGGCTCCGGCGGCGGCGGCTACGCCAAGGTGATGTCCGAAGGTTTCCAGCAGGCCCAGCGCGAGATGTACGCCAAGCAGGCCAAGGAAGTGGACATCGTCATCACCACCGCGCTGATCCCCGGCAAGCCCGCGCCCCGCCTTATCACCGCCGACATGGTGAAGAGCATGAAGCCGGGCAGCGTCATCGTCGACATGGCGGCCGAGCAGGGCGGCAACTGCGAGCTGACCGAGCCCGGCCAGGTGGTGGTGAAGCACGGCGTGACCATCGTCGGCTATACCGACCTGGTCAGCCGCCTGGCGAAGCAAGCCTCGACGCTCTATTCGAACAACCTGCTGCGCCTGACCGAGGAACTGTGCAAGACCAAGGACGGCATCGTCAACGTCAACATGGAAGACGACGCCATCCGCGGCCTGACGGTCATCAAGGAGGGCGCCATCACCTGGCCGGCGCCGCCCATCAAACTGCCGGCCCCGCCGGCGCCCAAGGCGGCGATGCCACCCCCGCCGCCGGCCCATGGCCACGGTGGAGGCGCGCCGGCCTCCCCTGCGCGCACGGCGATCATGTTCGGGTTCGCCGCCGCGCTGTTCTGGCTGATCGGCGCCGGCGCGCCCTCGGCCTTCCTCGCCCACTTCACGGTGTTCGTGCTGGCCTGCTTCGTCGGCTACATGGTGGTCTGGAACGTGACGCCGGCATTGCACACGCCGCTGATGAGCGTCACCAACGCGATTTCCAGCATCATCGCCATCGGCGCGCTGGTGCAGATCGCGCCGCCGCTCGCGGGTGACGTCGCCCGGCCGGAGAGCTGGATTCTCGGCTTGGCCGTGGTCGGCATCGCGCTTACCACCATCAACATGTTCGGCGGCTTTGCCGTGACCCGCCGCATGCTGGCGATGTTCCGCAAATAA
- a CDS encoding Do family serine endopeptidase: protein MRRLWLIFAQAVTVSVAVLFAVQTLKPEWLGRGDAPGTVTVREAVPAADDGRRAASFRDAAKRAVPSVVHVFTRQETRSPRHPFLNDPLFRHFFGDRFGEETQRRSGLGSGVVVTNDGYILTNNHVVEAADEIEVASNDGRKFKARVVGTDPESDLAVLRIPADSKLPAITFAPAESIRVGDIVLAIGNPFGVGQTVTSGIVSALERTHLGINTFEKFIQTDAAINPGNSGGALVDGSGLLVGINTAIYSQSGGSMGIGFAIPVSLARDVLEQIIRTGSVTRGWIGVEVQEITPELAASFRLPAADGALIAGVMRGSPADKAGIRPGDVLLAVAGKKVRDAQTMLDLIAALEPGRAAPFKLRRGGREIDIEAIIGRRPRPPRD, encoded by the coding sequence ATGCGCCGATTGTGGCTCATCTTCGCACAGGCCGTCACGGTCAGCGTCGCCGTGCTGTTCGCCGTCCAGACCCTCAAGCCGGAGTGGCTGGGGCGCGGCGACGCGCCGGGCACCGTCACGGTGCGGGAGGCGGTGCCGGCCGCCGATGACGGCCGCCGCGCCGCATCCTTCCGCGATGCGGCGAAAAGGGCGGTTCCCTCGGTGGTGCATGTCTTCACCCGACAGGAAACGCGGTCGCCGCGCCATCCGTTCCTCAACGACCCCCTGTTCCGGCACTTCTTTGGCGATCGCTTCGGCGAGGAGACCCAGCGCCGTTCGGGCCTCGGCAGCGGCGTCGTCGTCACCAACGACGGCTACATTCTGACCAACAACCACGTCGTCGAGGCTGCCGACGAGATCGAGGTGGCCAGCAACGATGGCCGCAAGTTCAAGGCCCGGGTGGTCGGTACCGATCCGGAATCCGATCTGGCGGTGCTGCGCATCCCCGCCGACAGCAAGCTGCCGGCGATCACCTTCGCGCCGGCCGAATCGATCCGGGTCGGCGATATCGTGCTGGCCATCGGCAATCCCTTCGGCGTCGGCCAGACCGTCACGTCCGGCATCGTCTCGGCCCTCGAACGCACCCATCTGGGCATCAATACCTTCGAAAAATTCATCCAGACGGATGCCGCCATCAATCCCGGAAACTCGGGCGGTGCCCTGGTGGACGGCAGCGGCCTCCTGGTCGGCATCAACACGGCGATCTATTCGCAAAGCGGCGGCTCCATGGGCATCGGCTTCGCCATTCCGGTTTCCCTGGCCCGCGACGTGCTGGAGCAGATCATCCGCACCGGTTCCGTCACCCGCGGCTGGATCGGCGTCGAGGTGCAGGAGATCACGCCGGAGTTGGCGGCGTCCTTCCGCCTGCCGGCGGCCGACGGCGCCCTGATCGCCGGCGTCATGCGCGGAAGCCCGGCCGACAAGGCGGGCATCCGGCCCGGCGACGTGCTGCTGGCGGTGGCGGGCAAGAAAGTCCGCGATGCCCAGACCATGCTCGACCTGATCGCCGCGCTGGAGCCGGGGCGGGCCGCCCCATTCAAGCTGCGCCGCGGCGGGCGCGAGATCGACATCGAGGCCATCATCGGCAGGCGGCCAAGACCTCCGCGGGACTAG
- the tatA gene encoding Sec-independent protein translocase subunit TatA: MGSFSIWHWLIVLVIVMLVFGTKKLRNIGQDLGGAVKGFKEGIKEGTAESKPADSPPAEKVGHTIEGEVKEKTTV; encoded by the coding sequence ATGGGAAGCTTCAGCATCTGGCACTGGCTGATCGTGCTGGTCATCGTCATGTTGGTGTTCGGCACCAAGAAACTGCGCAACATCGGCCAGGATCTGGGCGGTGCGGTCAAGGGCTTCAAGGAAGGCATCAAGGAAGGCACGGCCGAGTCCAAGCCCGCCGATTCGCCGCCCGCCGAAAAGGTGGGCCACACCATCGAAGGCGAAGTCAAAGAGAAAACCACCGTCTGA
- a CDS encoding phosphoribosyl-ATP diphosphatase, which produces MSDVLARLQQTLVERKGAAPESSYVAGLYAKGADAICKKVAEEAAETLMAAKDGDRAHIVREVADLWFHSMVLLAHFDAGAEDVMAELERREGVSGIKEKAGRTG; this is translated from the coding sequence ATGAGCGACGTGCTTGCCCGCCTCCAGCAGACCCTCGTCGAGCGCAAGGGCGCGGCGCCGGAATCGTCCTATGTGGCGGGCCTGTACGCGAAGGGCGCCGACGCGATCTGCAAGAAGGTGGCCGAGGAAGCCGCCGAGACCCTCATGGCCGCCAAGGATGGCGACCGAGCGCATATCGTGCGGGAAGTGGCCGACCTGTGGTTCCACAGCATGGTGCTGTTGGCCCATTTCGATGCCGGCGCGGAGGATGTGATGGCCGAACTCGAGCGGCGCGAGGGCGTTTCCGGCATCAAGGAGAAGGCGGGGAGGACGGGATGA
- the hisI gene encoding phosphoribosyl-AMP cyclohydrolase gives MTCKWLNDIKWDEQGLVPVIAQDAASGDVLMFAWMNREALEKTAALGQAVYWSRSRRKLWHKGEESGHFQKVLEIRTDCDNDVVLLRIEQVGGIACHTGRKSCFFQRLDEKSCWEPVEPVLKDPKEIYK, from the coding sequence ATGACCTGCAAGTGGCTGAACGACATCAAGTGGGACGAACAGGGCCTCGTGCCGGTGATCGCGCAGGACGCGGCGAGCGGCGACGTGCTGATGTTCGCCTGGATGAACCGGGAGGCGCTGGAAAAGACCGCCGCCCTCGGCCAGGCGGTCTACTGGTCGAGATCGCGCCGGAAGCTCTGGCACAAGGGCGAGGAGTCTGGGCATTTTCAGAAGGTGCTGGAGATTCGCACCGATTGCGACAACGACGTGGTTCTGCTCAGGATCGAGCAGGTCGGCGGCATTGCCTGCCATACCGGCCGCAAGAGCTGCTTCTTCCAGCGCCTGGACGAGAAGAGCTGCTGGGAGCCGGTCGAGCCGGTGCTGAAGGACCCGAAAGAGATCTACAAATGA
- a CDS encoding DUF2238 domain-containing protein, protein MVAPGLLAVVLAALIASGIQPYDRATWWAEVMPVLIAVPLLAATWRTFPFTTLAYGLMAFFALILILGGAYTYSRVPVGEWLQEAFDLARNPYDRIGHFFQGVTPAIVAREILLRTSPLRPGKWLFFLVLCVCLAVSAAYELIEWGATVFWGDGSVEFLGTQGDPWDAQWDMFLALIGAAVAQVSMSRLHDRQMGKIGRIPGLPEQP, encoded by the coding sequence ATGGTTGCTCCGGGTCTGCTGGCGGTCGTCCTCGCGGCCCTGATCGCATCGGGCATCCAGCCCTATGATCGGGCCACCTGGTGGGCGGAGGTGATGCCCGTGTTGATCGCCGTTCCCTTGCTGGCCGCCACTTGGCGGACATTCCCCTTCACGACGCTGGCGTACGGACTGATGGCGTTCTTCGCGCTGATTCTGATCCTCGGCGGCGCCTACACTTATTCCCGCGTGCCGGTCGGCGAGTGGCTGCAGGAGGCCTTCGATCTCGCCCGCAATCCCTATGACCGCATCGGCCACTTCTTCCAGGGCGTCACGCCGGCCATCGTCGCCCGTGAAATCCTGCTGCGCACCTCGCCGCTGCGCCCCGGCAAGTGGCTGTTCTTCCTTGTGCTTTGCGTCTGCCTGGCCGTCAGCGCCGCCTACGAGCTGATCGAGTGGGGCGCGACGGTCTTCTGGGGGGACGGCTCCGTGGAATTCCTCGGTACCCAGGGCGATCCCTGGGATGCCCAGTGGGATATGTTCCTTGCCCTGATCGGCGCGGCGGTGGCGCAAGTGTCGATGAGCCGGCTTCACGACCGTCAAATGGGAAAAATTGGTCGAATCCCCGGCCTGCCGGAGCAACCTTGA
- a CDS encoding histidine triad nucleotide-binding protein — protein sequence MSDCIFCRIARGEIPSRKIYEDDDLFAFHDIRPQAPVHFMVIPKRHIASLNETDAGHQAILGKLFATVGEIARSQGLADGFRTIVNTGRIGRQEVYHLHVHVLGGPEPLGPMVPIN from the coding sequence ATGAGCGACTGCATCTTCTGCCGCATCGCCCGCGGCGAGATCCCTTCGAGAAAGATCTACGAGGACGACGATCTCTTCGCCTTCCACGACATCCGCCCGCAGGCGCCGGTGCATTTCATGGTCATCCCGAAGCGGCACATCGCCTCGCTGAACGAGACGGACGCCGGCCATCAGGCCATCCTGGGCAAGCTGTTCGCAACAGTTGGTGAAATCGCCCGCTCGCAGGGCTTGGCGGACGGCTTCCGCACCATCGTCAACACGGGGCGGATCGGCCGGCAAGAGGTATATCATCTGCACGTTCATGTGCTGGGGGGCCCGGAGCCGCTTGGCCCGATGGTCCCGATAAATTAG